One region of Peribacillus simplex genomic DNA includes:
- the cobD gene encoding threonine-phosphate decarboxylase CobD — translation MTLPSHGSNPHYLYEALEIEMPESVLDFSANINPLGPPLRIKEQWPRFFEGILHYPDPHAIELTKSIAKKEALPEQSVLVGNGGAEIIMLVANRLTNQRVLIIQPAFAEYAEACLAAGCEVDFHQLDAPEWKLDLDRLIPRLSEYDAIFLCTPNNPTGVSFKKDEVRELIFECQKADCLVVMDEAFYDFTEDAFTYASLINEFPHLLILRSMTKIFAIPGLRLGYLLAAPDIITRVRTYKPHWSVNHVALEVGKICLAEEAYMRKTRDYIQLQKQKLFRFYEEQGLSVSDSAVNFYLVKDESLSLFPFLLKKGIVPRHTYNFPGLDGKWLRFAVKSERDNEALMEGVRQWRKQGSVL, via the coding sequence TTGACATTACCTTCTCATGGCTCTAATCCTCATTATCTTTACGAAGCGCTGGAAATCGAAATGCCTGAATCGGTTCTCGATTTCAGTGCTAACATCAACCCATTGGGTCCGCCTTTACGTATAAAGGAACAGTGGCCTAGATTTTTCGAAGGAATCTTACATTACCCAGATCCGCATGCGATTGAACTGACAAAATCAATTGCCAAAAAAGAAGCGCTTCCTGAGCAATCCGTTTTGGTGGGAAATGGTGGTGCAGAAATAATCATGTTGGTAGCGAACAGGTTAACCAATCAAAGGGTGTTGATCATTCAGCCGGCATTTGCGGAATATGCAGAAGCTTGTTTGGCAGCAGGATGTGAGGTAGATTTTCATCAGCTTGATGCACCTGAGTGGAAACTGGACTTGGATCGGTTGATTCCTAGATTATCCGAATATGATGCAATTTTCTTATGTACGCCTAATAATCCGACGGGTGTTTCATTTAAGAAGGATGAAGTTAGGGAATTGATCTTTGAATGTCAAAAAGCGGATTGCCTGGTTGTCATGGATGAGGCTTTTTATGATTTCACGGAAGATGCCTTTACTTATGCTTCTTTAATCAATGAATTTCCACATTTACTCATTCTAAGATCAATGACTAAAATCTTTGCAATTCCGGGTTTGAGACTAGGCTATTTGCTTGCTGCACCTGACATCATAACCCGTGTAAGAACTTATAAACCGCATTGGAGCGTCAACCATGTTGCATTGGAAGTAGGGAAAATCTGTCTTGCTGAAGAAGCATATATGAGAAAAACAAGAGACTATATTCAATTGCAAAAGCAGAAACTATTCCGGTTTTATGAGGAACAAGGGTTGAGTGTCTCTGATAGCGCAGTTAATTTCTATTTAGTGAAAGATGAATCCTTATCCCTTTTTCCCTTTTTGCTAAAAAAAGGAATAGTACCGCGCCATACCTATAATTTCCCGGGGTTGGATGGAAAGTGGCTTCGGTTTGCAGTGAAGAGTGAACGTGATAACGAAGCGCTGATGGAGGGGGTAAGACAGTGGAGAAAGCAAGGCTCTGTTTTATAA
- a CDS encoding histidine phosphatase family protein yields the protein MADIVAITLLRHGLTVANERKAYLGWTDSPLSIKGEKEILDLRGSYPQYEKIYTSDLPRCVETARLLFPDIVPVKNASFREMNFGSWEGQTYDDLKADEDYLNWLERPMKALVPGGESYPGFSERVNNGWKQLIACKENRFSIMTHGGVIRDLLVRYAPKEKNFFDWGISHGRGYELIWEDRNSLRRGERCTLLQAAPIMGKLNG from the coding sequence ATGGCTGATATTGTGGCTATTACACTACTTCGCCATGGGCTGACAGTAGCAAATGAGCGAAAGGCCTATTTAGGCTGGACGGATTCTCCATTAAGTATCAAAGGGGAAAAGGAAATTCTAGACTTAAGGGGATCTTACCCACAGTATGAAAAAATTTACACGAGTGATTTGCCTCGTTGTGTGGAAACTGCAAGACTGCTGTTTCCGGATATAGTTCCGGTCAAAAACGCTTCGTTCCGTGAAATGAATTTCGGCAGTTGGGAAGGGCAGACGTATGATGATTTGAAGGCAGATGAAGATTATCTTAATTGGCTGGAACGTCCCATGAAGGCATTGGTGCCTGGGGGTGAAAGCTATCCGGGATTTTCCGAACGTGTTAATAATGGCTGGAAACAATTGATTGCCTGTAAGGAGAACCGATTTTCCATAATGACACATGGAGGGGTAATTCGTGATTTATTGGTCCGCTATGCCCCGAAGGAAAAGAATTTTTTTGATTGGGGGATTTCACATGGCAGGGGATATGAGCTGATATGGGAAGACCGGAACAGCTTAAGGAGGGGAGAACGATGCACTTTGTTACAGGCGGCGCCTATAATGGGAAAACTAAATGGGTAA
- a CDS encoding polysaccharide deacetylase family protein, producing the protein MRRMIVGNYRVLWMVTLLGILILPACSQGILEDIGTKTAAPITEDNIEVAAAAENDTGQDSEDELYTERIDTRDWITAESAVQLPILMYHSISEGNGLRVPKEEFRLQMTWLRENGYYTLSPEEAFLVLTENRMPSEKCVWLTFDDGYTDNYTDAFHILKEHDMKATVFMIGKSIDKGHHLTENQMMEMSGNGISIESHTINHLELNRMTAEQQEAEMVQSKDLFDRILQQDTTVLSYPVGRYNEESLRLSEEAGYKMAVTTEPGGASRDQGMYALHRVRISPGLSVDGFASLVENASNH; encoded by the coding sequence ATTAGGAGAATGATAGTGGGGAATTATAGAGTTTTATGGATGGTGACGCTGCTGGGGATTTTAATTTTACCGGCATGCTCACAAGGGATTTTAGAGGATATAGGCACAAAGACGGCTGCGCCTATCACGGAAGATAACATTGAAGTGGCTGCAGCAGCGGAGAATGACACTGGGCAGGATTCGGAGGACGAATTATATACTGAACGAATCGATACGAGAGACTGGATAACGGCCGAGTCCGCGGTACAGCTTCCAATATTGATGTATCATAGCATTTCTGAAGGCAATGGCCTTCGGGTACCAAAAGAGGAATTCCGATTACAAATGACGTGGCTTCGGGAAAATGGTTACTATACATTATCCCCTGAAGAAGCATTTCTCGTTTTAACCGAAAATCGGATGCCGAGTGAAAAGTGTGTCTGGCTTACTTTTGATGATGGCTATACAGATAACTACACGGACGCTTTCCATATACTAAAAGAACATGATATGAAAGCGACTGTCTTCATGATCGGGAAGTCCATCGATAAAGGTCATCACCTGACTGAAAATCAAATGATGGAGATGAGCGGGAATGGGATTTCGATCGAAAGCCATACTATAAACCATTTGGAGCTGAACCGAATGACGGCAGAGCAGCAAGAAGCGGAAATGGTCCAGTCAAAGGATCTGTTCGATCGTATCCTGCAACAGGACACGACAGTGCTTTCCTATCCAGTTGGTCGTTATAATGAAGAGAGTCTCAGGCTTTCAGAAGAAGCTGGATACAAGATGGCAGTCACTACTGAACCTGGAGGAGCTTCAAGGGACCAAGGGATGTATGCCTTGCATCGAGTTCGGATTTCACCTGGATTATCAGTCGATGGGTTCGCGTCGCTGGTAGAAAATGCTTCAAATCATTGA
- a CDS encoding ECF transporter S component, with translation MDVRKISTIAIFIALSAVGAMIKVPSPIGSIALDSFPALLAAVVLGPVSGAIVAGLGHIISAFIGSMPLGPFHFLIMAEMAVLVWMFGILYIHGKKIGAFFLFFIGNAFILALPFAFLVSKGVYTLLVPGLTAATAVNVVLAAILLPRLEPVLKKMIFKDGLVE, from the coding sequence ATGGACGTAAGAAAAATTAGTACAATCGCTATTTTTATTGCTTTATCGGCGGTCGGGGCAATGATTAAAGTCCCTTCCCCAATAGGCAGTATTGCTTTGGATAGTTTTCCGGCCCTTTTGGCGGCTGTCGTACTTGGCCCGGTATCGGGGGCTATTGTAGCGGGGCTTGGTCATATCATCTCAGCGTTCATCGGCAGCATGCCACTTGGGCCATTCCATTTTTTGATCATGGCCGAAATGGCAGTCCTCGTATGGATGTTCGGCATTTTATATATACACGGGAAAAAAATAGGCGCATTTTTCCTCTTCTTCATCGGTAACGCCTTCATCTTGGCCCTGCCTTTCGCCTTTCTGGTCAGCAAGGGTGTTTACACGTTGCTTGTTCCGGGATTAACGGCGGCGACGGCGGTAAATGTAGTATTGGCAGCCATTTTACTGCCACGCTTGGAGCCTGTTTTGAAAAAAATGATTTTTAAAGATGGACTCGTAGAATGA
- a CDS encoding heme ABC transporter ATP-binding protein, whose translation MLEVKGLTGGYDNKTVLDSISFDVHKGELFGILGPNGSGKTTLLSMLSGVLDYKDGSVRIRGRDLNEYSSKQLAQVIAVLPQHSSLAFSYTVKETVSLGRYAHQTGWFHSWSAEDEMIVQRVMEQTGVADFQDLHFERLSGGERQRVLLAQALAQEPEILFLDEPTNHLDLSYQKDLLDLMRKMAKEQELTVISIFHDLNLAGLYCDRLMLLEKGQIQVVDVPNEVLQQERIQGVYHTTIEKHPHPALPKPQMFIVPEKHGNDTIPLEIDESYLTMGPEMIQLNSPIPLRTMSSGVTGSGTGWHKYFVNRHVHHDYDCEDHHVEMAGYLRTHGFEPQETVGMMTAVFLDTVAFKLMRAEDFSVFIIVTAGVGNAIDASLADRHSWSSTPGTINTWIFINGHLAEEAFIHSIVTATEAKVKALHDSNVMDKVTNTCATGTSTDSILIAASQRGKALQYAGTITPLGKLISRGVYDCTVEAIKKNRKRIEDL comes from the coding sequence ATGCTTGAAGTAAAAGGGTTAACAGGTGGATATGACAACAAAACTGTTTTGGACTCTATCTCTTTTGATGTACATAAAGGGGAATTATTCGGGATCCTTGGTCCTAATGGCAGCGGAAAAACGACGCTTTTAAGCATGCTTAGCGGGGTGCTTGATTATAAGGACGGAAGCGTACGGATAAGAGGCAGGGATTTGAATGAATATTCATCAAAACAACTTGCACAGGTCATTGCCGTGCTCCCTCAACATTCCTCATTAGCTTTCTCCTATACAGTAAAAGAGACGGTCTCACTTGGGAGGTATGCCCATCAAACGGGCTGGTTCCATAGTTGGTCCGCAGAAGATGAAATGATCGTCCAACGGGTTATGGAACAAACGGGAGTAGCGGATTTTCAGGATCTTCATTTTGAACGATTGTCAGGTGGGGAAAGACAACGGGTCTTGCTGGCACAGGCACTTGCCCAGGAACCGGAAATCCTTTTTTTGGATGAGCCTACAAACCATTTGGATCTTTCCTATCAAAAGGACCTTCTTGATCTAATGAGAAAAATGGCAAAAGAACAGGAGTTAACCGTTATTTCAATTTTTCATGACTTGAATTTGGCTGGATTATATTGTGATCGGCTTATGTTGCTTGAAAAAGGGCAAATTCAGGTTGTTGATGTGCCGAATGAAGTGCTCCAACAGGAACGGATTCAAGGTGTATATCATACGACGATCGAAAAACATCCACATCCCGCACTTCCGAAACCTCAAATGTTCATCGTTCCGGAGAAGCATGGCAATGACACTATCCCATTGGAAATTGATGAATCTTATCTGACAATGGGACCTGAGATGATTCAATTGAATTCTCCGATCCCGCTTAGAACGATGTCTTCTGGAGTGACCGGTTCGGGTACGGGCTGGCATAAATATTTCGTGAATAGGCATGTCCATCATGATTATGACTGCGAAGATCATCATGTTGAAATGGCCGGCTATTTAAGAACTCATGGATTTGAACCGCAGGAAACGGTGGGGATGATGACAGCCGTCTTTCTCGATACGGTTGCCTTCAAGTTAATGAGAGCTGAAGATTTCTCGGTTTTTATCATCGTGACGGCTGGTGTAGGGAATGCCATCGACGCTTCTTTAGCTGACCGGCATTCTTGGAGTTCCACTCCAGGAACCATAAATACATGGATATTCATAAATGGGCATTTGGCAGAAGAGGCTTTCATACACAGCATAGTTACTGCAACCGAGGCAAAAGTAAAAGCGCTTCATGATTCGAATGTCATGGATAAGGTGACGAATACATGTGCAACAGGAACATCGACCGACAGTATTTTGATTGCAGCGTCCCAAAGAGGGAAGGCGCTTCAATATGCAGGCACCATCACTCCGTTAGGGAAGCTGATCAGTCGCGGTGTATATGATTGTACAGTAGAAGCAATAAAGAAAAATCGGAAACGGATTGAGGATCTATGA
- the cbiB gene encoding adenosylcobinamide-phosphate synthase CbiB gives MIYHHLIAVTLAFFLDLLIGDPPNWPHPVKWIGTMISKLDQAFNRGAYKKRNGLFMLIIVLAMVILITGLTVYLAYRIHPLAGILWEAVVIATTIAQKGLKQAGMDVCHPLNERDYPEARLKLSYIVGRDTSDLDESEIVRGTVETVAENTSDGVTAPMFWAAVGGAPLAMVYRAINTCDSMVGYKNDKYGQFGWASAKLDDIVNWIPSRLTGFLMLLSSKSGYHGFGARWKILFNDAKKHPSPNSGWCEAGVAAILGIQLGGRNMYKGIVSDRARMGVPLVRLEAKHIPKTITIMHRSSFLFLLMLWLGGLILDITFSWL, from the coding sequence ATGATTTACCATCATCTTATTGCAGTTACACTGGCGTTTTTCCTTGATTTATTAATTGGTGATCCGCCAAATTGGCCGCATCCAGTTAAATGGATAGGAACGATGATAAGCAAGTTGGATCAGGCATTCAATAGAGGGGCATATAAGAAACGGAATGGACTCTTCATGTTGATCATCGTCTTAGCGATGGTGATATTGATTACAGGCCTAACCGTCTACTTGGCTTATCGGATCCATCCGCTTGCAGGTATCCTTTGGGAGGCTGTTGTCATTGCCACTACGATAGCTCAGAAGGGCTTAAAGCAAGCTGGAATGGATGTGTGCCATCCGCTGAATGAACGGGATTATCCTGAAGCGAGGCTAAAACTTTCCTATATCGTGGGCCGTGATACTTCTGATCTTGATGAATCCGAAATCGTCAGGGGGACGGTAGAAACCGTAGCAGAAAATACCAGTGATGGTGTTACTGCCCCAATGTTTTGGGCAGCTGTTGGCGGTGCGCCGCTCGCAATGGTGTACAGGGCAATTAATACCTGCGATTCCATGGTTGGGTACAAAAATGATAAATATGGGCAATTTGGCTGGGCTTCAGCCAAGCTCGATGATATCGTGAACTGGATTCCCAGCCGCCTCACTGGGTTCCTGATGTTGCTGAGCTCAAAATCCGGCTATCATGGATTTGGTGCTAGATGGAAGATATTATTCAATGATGCTAAAAAACATCCAAGTCCGAATAGCGGGTGGTGTGAAGCAGGCGTTGCTGCCATTTTGGGAATACAGCTAGGCGGCCGGAATATGTACAAAGGAATTGTTTCCGACCGTGCGAGGATGGGCGTTCCGCTTGTTCGATTAGAAGCAAAACATATACCAAAAACGATTACCATCATGCATCGGTCATCTTTTCTATTTCTACTGATGCTATGGCTAGGGGGACTTATTCTTGACATTACCTTCTCATGGCTCTAA
- the cobS gene encoding adenosylcobinamide-GDP ribazoletransferase, with protein MNAVIGFLINLQFFTVFPIKKQLPMEKKYIHRAIQTFPLVGLLLGLILGGVLYALVEWTPLSSLAIAFFLWFLTMALTGGLHLDGWIDASDAFFSYQDKERRLEIMKDSRTGAFGVISVIVLLAARFIFIYEIVERVNEWTYFLIIALPLLSKCVMGYLLIRMPLAKKEGLGAFFQSAVKKSSLPIYLLYLLVGLAIAWIIDSKLVTLFFIMCLAALFFLFYIKRKVISWFGGITGDVLGASVEGVELWLWLILWLLHYFAMG; from the coding sequence ATGAACGCAGTGATTGGATTTTTAATTAACCTGCAGTTCTTTACAGTTTTTCCAATTAAGAAGCAGCTTCCTATGGAGAAGAAATATATACACCGTGCCATTCAAACCTTTCCACTAGTTGGTCTTTTACTAGGCTTGATATTGGGCGGTGTTTTATATGCACTAGTGGAATGGACCCCATTGTCATCGCTTGCAATTGCCTTTTTCCTTTGGTTTTTGACGATGGCATTAACGGGAGGTTTGCATCTCGATGGCTGGATCGATGCAAGTGATGCTTTTTTTTCCTATCAGGATAAAGAGCGGCGATTGGAAATCATGAAGGATTCAAGGACAGGTGCATTCGGTGTCATCTCCGTCATTGTCCTTTTGGCCGCCCGGTTCATATTTATCTATGAAATTGTCGAAAGGGTCAATGAATGGACATACTTCTTGATCATTGCCCTTCCACTCTTAAGCAAATGTGTGATGGGTTATTTACTTATCCGGATGCCACTGGCTAAAAAAGAGGGGCTCGGCGCTTTTTTTCAAAGTGCAGTAAAGAAAAGCAGTTTGCCCATTTATTTGCTGTACCTCCTTGTAGGTCTGGCGATCGCCTGGATCATCGATTCTAAGCTTGTCACCTTATTTTTCATCATGTGTCTGGCTGCACTGTTTTTCCTGTTTTATATAAAACGTAAAGTCATCAGTTGGTTCGGTGGGATAACGGGGGATGTACTGGGGGCATCCGTGGAAGGGGTTGAGCTTTGGTTATGGCTGATATTGTGGCTATTACACTACTTCGCCATGGGCTGA
- a CDS encoding FecCD family ABC transporter permease: MQKQSIRTNLTTKWAFAYLIALLILLFAMTIGISFGSVPVPISVLIQIIGKEIFHLPISADPDVMLTNIVMNIRLPRVLLAGLVGASLAIAGAAFQGLLRNPLADPYTLGISSGASVGAVLTIFLNISLPFIGLYTLPALSILCSVLTMLCVLTFAKKMDRSMKVETIILTGIIFSSFLSAFISLMIALTGEELRQIIGWLMGSVSMRGWNYIVIILPFFIIGSLTLIMNASELNAMTFGEDRAKHLGVNVKRRKMWILIAGSTLTGAAVAVSGAIGFVGLVIPHFVRKIWGPDHKHLLPLSLLIGSGFLILADFVARTIIAPAELPIGVITSLIGAPAFALILLKRRREG; this comes from the coding sequence TTGCAAAAGCAGTCTATCCGAACCAATTTGACAACTAAATGGGCGTTTGCTTATTTGATTGCGTTGTTAATTTTGTTATTCGCAATGACGATAGGCATTTCCTTTGGTTCGGTGCCAGTTCCGATTTCCGTACTTATACAAATAATCGGCAAGGAGATTTTTCACTTGCCGATTTCTGCCGATCCGGATGTGATGCTTACGAATATCGTGATGAACATCCGCTTGCCGCGTGTGCTGCTCGCTGGTTTGGTTGGGGCATCACTTGCGATTGCCGGGGCAGCCTTTCAGGGACTGCTCCGGAACCCGCTCGCTGATCCTTACACATTAGGTATTTCTTCAGGAGCATCGGTCGGCGCCGTATTGACAATATTCTTGAATATATCACTGCCATTCATCGGTTTATATACTCTTCCGGCATTGAGCATCTTATGTTCAGTGCTCACGATGCTCTGCGTACTGACTTTTGCAAAAAAAATGGATCGGTCGATGAAAGTGGAAACGATCATCTTAACGGGAATCATTTTCAGCTCGTTTTTAAGTGCCTTCATTTCATTGATGATTGCGCTGACGGGTGAAGAATTAAGACAAATCATCGGCTGGCTGATGGGAAGCGTCTCAATGCGCGGATGGAATTATATCGTAATCATTTTGCCGTTTTTTATCATTGGTTCGTTGACCTTGATCATGAATGCAAGCGAATTGAATGCGATGACTTTCGGGGAAGACCGGGCAAAACACTTAGGTGTGAACGTGAAGCGGCGGAAAATGTGGATCTTGATAGCCGGTTCGACATTGACAGGGGCAGCCGTTGCCGTTTCAGGGGCGATTGGTTTTGTAGGATTGGTCATTCCTCATTTTGTCCGGAAGATTTGGGGACCTGACCATAAACATTTGCTTCCGTTGTCATTGTTGATAGGAAGCGGATTCTTAATATTGGCGGATTTTGTAGCACGAACGATCATTGCCCCAGCGGAACTGCCGATCGGGGTGATCACCTCACTTATCGGGGCACCGGCATTTGCGCTGATTTTATTAAAGAGACGGAGAGAAGGGTAA
- a CDS encoding bifunctional adenosylcobinamide kinase/adenosylcobinamide-phosphate guanylyltransferase yields the protein MHFVTGGAYNGKTKWVKQLYGLESDVLWLSGYRKEQPELIDFQGNTVVLQGLDAWIQQDAEKMDSDSIRKRWKEIMADWRIWEKERDEHHFIVIGSDISKGIVPMEASDRRWRDACGWVFQDVASISRRVDIIWYGINQRIK from the coding sequence ATGCACTTTGTTACAGGCGGCGCCTATAATGGGAAAACTAAATGGGTAAAGCAATTGTATGGTCTGGAAAGTGATGTCCTTTGGCTATCCGGTTATCGAAAAGAACAGCCGGAATTGATTGATTTCCAAGGCAATACTGTTGTATTGCAGGGGTTGGATGCATGGATACAACAAGATGCAGAAAAGATGGATTCTGATTCGATTCGAAAAAGGTGGAAGGAAATCATGGCTGACTGGCGAATATGGGAGAAGGAAAGGGATGAACACCATTTCATTGTGATCGGCTCTGATATTTCCAAAGGCATTGTCCCGATGGAAGCAAGTGATCGCAGATGGCGCGATGCCTGCGGATGGGTCTTTCAAGATGTAGCATCCATTTCAAGGCGCGTTGACATCATTTGGTACGGAATTAACCAAAGAATAAAATAG
- a CDS encoding bifunctional adenosylcobinamide kinase/adenosylcobinamide-phosphate guanylyltransferase, giving the protein MEKARLCFITGGVRSGKSSFAERKALEYALQTDGNLHYLACGRVSDVEMGERILRHQKDRESCPIAWKTSEYATDITRIGADINQDSIILLDCLTTLLDNELFGPGVPLEKEFLQSVFSKIITGINEIRKRSSCLIVVSNELVQEPIFQNDFLHIYGKTLGLLHQTIVGQANEAYLVESGIPLRKKGCMQE; this is encoded by the coding sequence GTGGAGAAAGCAAGGCTCTGTTTTATAACCGGGGGTGTCCGGTCCGGAAAAAGCAGTTTCGCGGAAAGAAAAGCCCTTGAATATGCACTTCAAACGGATGGGAACTTGCATTACCTCGCTTGCGGCCGTGTCAGTGATGTTGAAATGGGTGAACGCATCCTTAGGCACCAGAAAGATAGAGAAAGCTGCCCAATCGCCTGGAAGACTTCGGAATACGCAACGGATATTACACGAATAGGAGCGGACATTAATCAGGATTCCATAATCCTGCTCGATTGTCTGACAACCCTGCTTGATAACGAACTATTTGGCCCAGGTGTTCCGCTTGAAAAGGAGTTTTTACAAAGCGTTTTTTCAAAAATAATAACCGGGATCAATGAGATAAGAAAACGATCCAGCTGTTTAATAGTCGTGAGCAATGAATTGGTGCAGGAACCGATTTTCCAGAATGATTTCCTCCATATATACGGAAAAACATTAGGCCTGCTTCATCAAACGATCGTCGGGCAGGCGAATGAAGCCTATCTAGTTGAATCGGGAATCCCATTGCGGAAGAAAGGGTGCATGCAGGAATGA
- a CDS encoding cob(I)yrinic acid a,c-diamide adenosyltransferase, translating into MKIYTRTGDKGQTSVIGGRLDKDDIRVESYGTVDEVNSYIGLAVTELDPAIFTDVLADLEKIQHELFDCGGDLATVSEKAPQKLTDEAITYLEERIDAFILEAPELEKFILPGGSKAAATIHIARTVTRRAERLVVSLIKSGAAVSPLSLQYLNRLSDYFFAVGRVINFRLGVKDVEYIRSANVFRGGKRKEKE; encoded by the coding sequence ATGAAAATCTATACACGTACAGGGGATAAGGGACAAACAAGCGTAATCGGAGGCCGGCTTGACAAGGATGACATCCGTGTTGAATCGTATGGAACAGTGGATGAAGTGAATAGCTATATCGGTCTTGCGGTGACTGAATTGGATCCCGCTATATTTACGGATGTATTGGCCGATCTAGAGAAAATCCAGCATGAGCTATTTGACTGTGGCGGTGATTTGGCAACCGTTTCCGAGAAGGCCCCACAAAAGCTGACGGATGAGGCCATTACCTATTTGGAAGAACGAATAGATGCCTTCATACTCGAAGCGCCGGAATTGGAAAAGTTCATCCTGCCTGGCGGCTCAAAAGCGGCTGCAACCATTCATATTGCCCGAACGGTTACAAGGAGGGCTGAACGATTGGTCGTTTCATTGATTAAGTCCGGTGCAGCAGTTTCACCATTATCACTTCAATATTTAAATCGTTTGTCGGATTACTTTTTTGCTGTTGGACGTGTGATCAATTTCCGCCTTGGTGTGAAAGATGTGGAATATATCCGCAGTGCAAATGTATTCCGTGGAGGGAAAAGAAAGGAAAAAGAGTAG
- a CDS encoding ABC transporter substrate-binding protein: MKMKKIFGLILLMLLTAGMMVGCSDATDEGKEKQQTNHAQHDAFPITIKDATGEKVTIEQKPKKIVTLIPSNTEVVFALGLGKKVVGVSDNDNYPEETKKIKKVGGMEMNTELIVSMKPDLVLAHASSAHNSNEGLKQLKDAGIDVLVVNDAQSFDQVYESIEMIGKATGENDKASEIVADMKTKLKDIQEKAKSVKEADRKTVLIEVSPSPDIYTPGKNTFMDEMLHIISADNAAAELDGWAKIDEESMIAANPDVIITTYGNYTKDPVSEVTGRKGWQDVNAVKNGQVFDVPSDLVTRSGPRLIEGVEELAKAVYPNQFDN; encoded by the coding sequence ATGAAAATGAAGAAGATTTTTGGTTTGATATTGTTGATGTTGCTTACTGCAGGCATGATGGTTGGCTGCAGTGACGCTACTGATGAAGGAAAAGAAAAGCAGCAAACGAATCATGCTCAACACGACGCTTTCCCGATTACGATTAAAGATGCAACGGGCGAAAAAGTAACGATAGAACAAAAACCGAAGAAAATCGTTACGTTGATACCAAGTAATACAGAAGTGGTATTTGCACTTGGTTTAGGTAAAAAGGTCGTTGGTGTTTCCGACAATGATAATTACCCGGAAGAAACGAAAAAAATCAAAAAAGTTGGCGGAATGGAAATGAACACGGAGCTGATTGTCTCCATGAAGCCTGACCTTGTTCTTGCCCATGCATCAAGTGCCCATAATTCAAATGAGGGATTAAAGCAGCTTAAGGATGCTGGAATAGATGTCCTTGTAGTCAATGATGCACAAAGCTTTGACCAAGTCTATGAATCTATTGAAATGATTGGAAAGGCAACGGGGGAAAATGATAAGGCAAGCGAAATCGTTGCGGATATGAAAACGAAGCTCAAGGATATTCAGGAAAAAGCCAAATCCGTTAAGGAAGCGGATAGGAAGACCGTTTTAATTGAGGTTTCGCCATCACCGGATATATATACACCTGGAAAAAATACCTTCATGGATGAAATGCTTCATATTATTTCAGCGGATAACGCTGCTGCTGAATTGGACGGCTGGGCAAAAATTGATGAAGAGTCGATGATTGCTGCAAATCCGGATGTCATCATTACAACGTATGGTAATTATACAAAAGATCCAGTAAGTGAAGTGACAGGCCGAAAAGGATGGCAAGACGTAAATGCCGTTAAGAATGGCCAAGTCTTTGATGTCCCTTCTGACTTGGTGACCCGTTCCGGTCCACGCTTAATAGAAGGAGTAGAGGAACTTGCAAAAGCAGTCTATCCGAACCAATTTGACAACTAA